From Huiozyma naganishii CBS 8797 chromosome 11, complete genome, a single genomic window includes:
- the MAK5 gene encoding ATP-dependent RNA helicase (similar to Saccharomyces cerevisiae MAK5 (YBR142W); ancestral locus Anc_3.122) has translation MSRNDKSVEVKATDLKWKKVDVPDTLDDFDGFYGLEELDGVNVKVVDGKVTFTVSEQATGETEQDQSTAAIPNDDAEVDSSDELIEFKNFDDIKEGELSVASSDSEEGDEVSDDAGADADADELTSNVFNANVNFSEVEVELPDWQALGDFSMTTLQGLSKLGYTKPTEIQSKTIPLALEGHDIMGKASTGSGKTLAYGIPILENLIKGKDSARPVALIFTPTRELASQVTSHLTNLGESIFTGRNKFAIMSLTGGLSIQKQERVLKYDGSGQIIIATPGRFLELLEKRSDLVARFAQIETLVLDEADRLLQDGHFDEFTKILKLLSQARREKEGKRSHWQTLIFSATFSLDLFNKLASNGQGHTLKESDNELEEVLKQLMTKIHFKERPTIIDANPFDKVNMQVKEALIECAPLERDLYVYYFISMFPGTTLIFCNAIDSVKKLTSFLNFLRIPSFQIHSSMSQKNRLSNLEKYEKKAQFNKTLHKPTVLIASDVAARGLDIPGIQHVIHYHLPRTADVYIHRSGRTARGQSEGVSVMICSPQEAMGPLRKLRKVLSSGSESQRRQKRGRGLKWQKDVSLLPIEVDIVRQLKGRSQLAAELANHDVSSTSLNKDENWLKKAADDLGIDVDSDDEKKDVYLAKNRNRKLNKTLGKDEYKMRKLELNSMLDQPVRKDMRKKYLTGGLTNLADELVKKRGHGSIIGQSDTDALETLKRRKGKK, from the coding sequence ATGTCTAGGAATGATAAGAGCGTAGAGGTTAAGGCCAcagatttgaaatggaAGAAAGTCGATGTTCCAGACACACTGGATGATTTCGATGGCTTCTATGGACTCGAAGAGCTCGATGGTGTGAATGTGAAGGTTGTAGATGGTAAAGTGACATTTACCGTTAGTGAGCAAGCAACTGGGGAAACTGAACAGGATCAAAGTACGGCAGCCATTCCCAATGACGATGCTGAAGTCGACAGTAGTGATGAGCTTATTGAATTCAAGAATTTTGACGATATCAAAGAGGGTGAATTAAGCGTTGCCTCAAGCGATTCAGAGGAGGGTGATGAGGTCTCTGATGACGCCGGTGCAGATGCTGACGCTGATGAATTGACGTCCAATGTGTTCAACGCCAATGTCAATTTTAGTGAGGTAGAGGTTGAGCTGCCAGACTGGCAGGCGTTAGGTGACTTTTCCATGACCACACTGCAAGGGCTGTCTAAACTCGGGTACACCAAGCCTACCGAGATCCAGTCAAAAACAATCCCTTTGGCTCTTGAAGGCCACGATATAATGGGCAAGGCCTCTACGGGTTCTGGTAAAACGTTGGCTTATGGTATTCCGATTCTGGAAAATCTCATCAAGGGTAAGGATTCAGCAAGGCCCGTGGCCCTGATCTTCACGCCGACTAGAGAGTTGGCTTCACAAGTGACCTCGCACTTGACGAACTTGGGGGAATCGATCTTTACAGGGAGGAACAAGTTTGCTATAATGTCTCTTACGGGCGGTCTTTCTATCCAAAAACAGGAGAGAGTACTGAAATACGACGGTAGTGGTCAAATCATCATTGCGACACCGGGTCGTTTCCTAGAGcttttggagaagaggagTGATTTGGTAGCACGTTTTGCTCAGATTGAGACTTTGGTGCTAGACGAGGCGGACCGGCTGTTACAAGACGGGCATTTTGATGAATTCACCAAGATCTTGAAATTACTGAGTCAGGCAAGACGTGAAAAGGAGGGGAAGAGGTCACACTGGCAAACGCTTATTTTCTCGGCCACTTTTTCCCTGGACCTGTTTAACAAACTAGCGTCGAATGGGCAAGGCCACACGTTGAAGGAATCTGATAACGAGTTGGAAGAAGtcttgaaacagttgatGACAAAGAtccatttcaaagagaGGCCTACGATTATCGATGCGAACCCATTCGACAAAGTGAACATGCAAGTCAAGGAGGCGCTCATTGAGTGTGCCCCCTTGGAGCGTGACCTGTACGTTTACTATTTCATATCGATGTTCCCCGGTACCACGTTGATTTTCTGTAATGCCATTGACTCTGTGAAGAAGTTGACCTCGTTCCTGAATTTCTTGCGTATCCCATCGTTCCAGATCCATTCCTCCATGTCTCAAAAGAACCGTTTGAGcaatttggagaagtatGAGAAAAAGGCTcagttcaacaagacacTGCATAAACCCACTGTGTTGATTGCATCCGATGTGGCCGCTAGAGGGCTCGACATACCGGGGATCCAGCATGTGATCCATTACCACCTGCCCCGCACGGCTGACGTCTACATCCACAGGTCTGGGAGAACTGCGCGTGGTCAAAGCGAGGGTGTATCCGTGATGATCTGCTCGCCGCAAGAGGCTATGGGTCCCCTGCGTAAACTGCGTAAAGTGTTGAGCAGTGGTTCCGAGTCGCAGCGGCGTCAAAAGAGGGGGCGAGGTCTGAAATGGCAAAAGGATGTGTCGCTTTTGCCTATCGAGGTCGACATTGTGAGGCAACTGAAAGGCCGGAGCCAACTTGCCGCGGAGCTGGCGAACCACGATGTATCGTCCACGTCCCTAAACAAAGACGAGAACTGGTTGAAGAAAGCTGCTGATGACCTTGGGATTGACGTTGATTCTGATGACGAGAAGAAGGATGTGTACCTGGCTAAGAACAGGAACCggaaactgaacaagactTTGGGGAAGGATGAGTACAAGATGAGAAAGTTGGAGTTGAACAGCATGTTGGACCAACCGGTGCGTAAGGACATGAGGAAGAAGTATCTGACTGGTGGGTTGACCAATCTTGCCGATGAACTCGTCAAGAAACGTGGTCACGGGTCTATCATTGGGCAAAGCGATACGGATGCGTTGGAgactttgaaaaggaggaagggcaagaagtag
- the BMT2 gene encoding 25S rRNA (adenine2142-N1)-methyltransferase (similar to Saccharomyces cerevisiae YBR141C; ancestral locus Anc_3.123) gives MLRRSRKSITGKTVGPAKGPTIKPQLTRKIIRRYHFINQRAKYIRQILKIGDASSSGAKGAFAAGFQEGWGLRGDDLKKFDDEMETMLVQLNKHRDDSRLLQRCLGYITREMEADGSLANYQLASKMGQDTRRGGDSSKILVKWLKDLIAGGKQSADNLTALEIGSLSKDNQISVSGIFKDVTRIDLNNSNDAKGILRQDFMERPIPENSADKFDLISCSLVLNFVPTPKDRGQMCKRFACFLKDYTSGVPTEGNNHHSYLFIVLPAPCITNSRYMTLSHFNGLMRSLGYENINYHEAKKICYFLFQRNNFNESQEPPLLQQQRKYQRKQKLNDGASMNNFSIQL, from the coding sequence ATGCTTCGAAGGTCTAGGAAGTCCATTACGGGGAAAACTGTAGGTCCAGCGAAGGGCCCCACGATCAAGCCGCAGTTGACAAGGAAGATCATACGGCGGTACCATTTTATTAACCAGCGAGCCAAGTATATACGACAGATATTGAAGATTGGCGATGCTTCAAGCAGCGGTGCCAAGGGAGCTTTTGCTGCTGGCTTTCAGGAAGGTTGGGGTTTGAGGGGTgatgatttgaagaaatttgaCGATGAGATGGAAACCATGctcgttcaattgaacaagcaCAGAGACGATTCCCGTCTTTTGCAAAGATGTCTAGGCTACATTACAAGGGAAATGGAGGCTGACGGAAGTCTTGCCAACTATCAACTGGCTAGCAAAATGGGACAGGACACTCGCAGAGGGGGGGATTCTTCTAAGATACTGGTTAAATGGTTGAAGGACCTGATTGCCGGTGGCAAACAGTCGGCAGACAACCTGACCGCTTTAGAGATTGGTTCACTGAGTAAAGACAACCAGATTTCTGTGAGTGGgatcttcaaagatgtcACCAGAATAGATTTGAACAACTCGAACGATGCGAAAGGCATCCTTCGGCAAGATTTCATGGAGCGACCCATACCCGAAAATTCCGCGGACAAGTTTGACCTAATATCTTGTTCATTAGTGTTGAATTTTGTCCCCACGCCGAAGGACAGAGGTCAGATGTGCAAGCGGTTTGCATGTTTCCTGAAGGACTACACAAGCGGGGTCCCCACAGAAGGGAACAACCACCACAGCTACTTGTTCATTGTCCTACCGGCACCGTGCATAACAAACTCACGATACATGACTCTCTCGCACTTCAACGGGTTGATGCGCAGTTTAGGATACGAGAACATAAACTACCACGAAGCCAAAAAGATCTGCTACTTTTTgttccaaagaaacaatttTAACGAAAGCCAAGAGCCACCGCTACTACAGCAACAGCGCAAATACCAAAGAAAGCAGAAGCTTAACGACGGTGCAAGCATGAACAATTTCAGCATACAGCTGTGA